A region of the Pseudarthrobacter oxydans genome:
CCTTTACCAGGTGCGGAACCGTGTTGAGCATTCCAACAGTCACGGCATCGGCGGTGCGGACAACAGTCTGTCCGATCCGCTTCAGGCCGAGGGACCGCAGGGTGTCGCGCTGGTTCTGCTTGCCGCCAATGGCGGACTTGATCTGAGTGATCTCCAACTGCGCGTCGGAGGGAATCAGGTTCTTAGCCATGACTAGGCACCTGCCTTCATGTT
Encoded here:
- the rpmD gene encoding 50S ribosomal protein L30, with translation MAKNLIPSDAQLEITQIKSAIGGKQNQRDTLRSLGLKRIGQTVVRTADAVTVGMLNTVPHLVKVEEAK